Proteins co-encoded in one Gopherus evgoodei ecotype Sinaloan lineage chromosome 4, rGopEvg1_v1.p, whole genome shotgun sequence genomic window:
- the AIP gene encoding AH receptor-interacting protein isoform X1 — protein sequence MADPVRQQPIAPPVAEQLRKSPSGSGSSRVLPESPGAVRVGGVGRSRCAGAIMADEAAQLLADGIAKRLVQEGRGPMPDYRDGTKATFHYRTMLSDGEHRVLDDSRARGKPMELIIGKKFKLPVWETILSTMRDGEQAEFLCDTKHVVLYPLVAKSLRNIAAGKDPLEGQRHCCGIAQMHEHHSLGYPDLDDLQQNPQPLIFAIDLLKVEAPGSYRQDPWAMTDEEKMQAVPLIHEEGNELYRQGKVTEAAAKYYDAIACLKNLQMKEQPGSPDWIQLDVKITPLLLNYCQCKLLCHEYYEVLDHCSSILNKYEDNVKAYFKRGKAHAAVWNTAEAQADFAKVLALDPSLGPVVAKELRSLETRLRQKDSEDKIRFKGIFSQ from the exons ATGGCCGATCCTGTCCGGCAACAGCCAATCGCTCCCCCCGTAGCCGAGCAGCTCCGAAAAAGCCCGAGCGGTTCCGGAAGTAGCCGAGTCCTTCCGGAAAGCCCCGGAGCTGTCCGAGTCGGCGGCGTAGGTAGAAGCCGCTGTGCGGGAGCCATCATGGCGGACGAGGCAGCGCAGCTGCTGGCCGACGGCATCGCGAAGCGGCTGGTGCAGGAGGGCCGGGGTCCGATGCCCGACTACCGCGACGGCACCAAG GCCACTTTCCACTACCGCACCATGCTGTCCGACGGGGAGCACCGCGTGCTGGACGACAGCCGTGCCCGCGGGAAGCCCATGGAGCTCATTATTGGCAAGAAATTCAAGCTGCCAGTGTGGGAGACCATCCTGAGCACCATGCGGGACGGGGAGCAGGCTGAGTTCCTGTGTGACACCAAG CACGTGGTGCTGTACCCGCTGGTGGCGAAGAGCCTGCGGAACATCGCGGCGGGGAAGGACCCCCTGGAGGGGCAGCGGCACTGCTGCGGCATCGCCCAGATGCATGAGCACCACTCTCTGGGCTACCCCGACCTGGATGACCTGCAGCAGAACCCCCAGCCCCTGATCTTCGCCATCGACCTGCTGAAG GTGGAGGCGCCCGGCTCGTACCGGCAGGACCCATGGGCCATGACGGACGAGGAGAAGATGCAGGCTGTTCCACTGATCCACGAGGAGGGCAACGAGCTCTATCGCCAGGGCAAGGTGACCGAGGCGGCCGCCAAGTACTACGATGCCATCGCCTGCCTGAAGAACCTGCAGATGAAG gaGCAGCCGGGCTCCCCAGACTGGATCCAGCTGGACGTGAAGATCACCCCCTTGCTGCTGAACTACTGCCAGTGCAAGCTGCTGTGCCATGAATACTACGAGGTGCTGGACCACTGCTCCTCCATCCTCAATAAGTATGAAG ACAACGTCAAGGCCTATTTCAAGCGGGGGAAGGCGCATGCTGCCGTATGGAATACAGCCGAGGCCCAGGCCGACTTCGCCAAGGTGCTGGCGCTGGACCCGTCGCTGGGCCCCGTGGTGGCCAAGGAGCTGCGCAGCTTGGAGACACGCCTGCGCCAGAAGGACAGTGAGGACAAGATCCGCTTCAAGGGCATCTTCTCCCAGTAG
- the AIP gene encoding AH receptor-interacting protein isoform X2: MADPVRQQPIAPPVAEQLRKSPSGSGSSRVLPESPGAVRVGGVGRSRCAGAIMADEAAQLLADGIAKRLVQEGRGPMPDYRDGTKATFHYRTMLSDGEHRVLDDSRARGKPMELIIGKKFKLPVWETILSTMRDGEQAEFLCDTKHVVLYPLVAKSLRNIAAGKDPLEGQRHCCGIAQMHEHHSLGYPDLDDLQQNPQPLIFAIDLLKVEAPGSYRQDPWAMTDEEKMQAVPLIHEEGNELYRQGKVTEAAAKYYDAIACLKNLQMKEQPGSPDWIQLDVKITPLLLNYCQCKLLCHEYYEVLDHCSSILNKQRQGLFQAGEGACCRMEYSRGPGRLRQGAGAGPVAGPRGGQGAAQLGDTPAPEGQ; this comes from the exons ATGGCCGATCCTGTCCGGCAACAGCCAATCGCTCCCCCCGTAGCCGAGCAGCTCCGAAAAAGCCCGAGCGGTTCCGGAAGTAGCCGAGTCCTTCCGGAAAGCCCCGGAGCTGTCCGAGTCGGCGGCGTAGGTAGAAGCCGCTGTGCGGGAGCCATCATGGCGGACGAGGCAGCGCAGCTGCTGGCCGACGGCATCGCGAAGCGGCTGGTGCAGGAGGGCCGGGGTCCGATGCCCGACTACCGCGACGGCACCAAG GCCACTTTCCACTACCGCACCATGCTGTCCGACGGGGAGCACCGCGTGCTGGACGACAGCCGTGCCCGCGGGAAGCCCATGGAGCTCATTATTGGCAAGAAATTCAAGCTGCCAGTGTGGGAGACCATCCTGAGCACCATGCGGGACGGGGAGCAGGCTGAGTTCCTGTGTGACACCAAG CACGTGGTGCTGTACCCGCTGGTGGCGAAGAGCCTGCGGAACATCGCGGCGGGGAAGGACCCCCTGGAGGGGCAGCGGCACTGCTGCGGCATCGCCCAGATGCATGAGCACCACTCTCTGGGCTACCCCGACCTGGATGACCTGCAGCAGAACCCCCAGCCCCTGATCTTCGCCATCGACCTGCTGAAG GTGGAGGCGCCCGGCTCGTACCGGCAGGACCCATGGGCCATGACGGACGAGGAGAAGATGCAGGCTGTTCCACTGATCCACGAGGAGGGCAACGAGCTCTATCGCCAGGGCAAGGTGACCGAGGCGGCCGCCAAGTACTACGATGCCATCGCCTGCCTGAAGAACCTGCAGATGAAG gaGCAGCCGGGCTCCCCAGACTGGATCCAGCTGGACGTGAAGATCACCCCCTTGCTGCTGAACTACTGCCAGTGCAAGCTGCTGTGCCATGAATACTACGAGGTGCTGGACCACTGCTCCTCCATCCTCAATAA ACAACGTCAAGGCCTATTTCAAGCGGGGGAAGGCGCATGCTGCCGTATGGAATACAGCCGAGGCCCAGGCCGACTTCGCCAAGGTGCTGGCGCTGGACCCGTCGCTGGGCCCCGTGGTGGCCAAGGAGCTGCGCAGCTTGGAGACACGCCTGCGCCAGAAGGACAGTGA